A portion of the Sabethes cyaneus chromosome 3, idSabCyanKW18_F2, whole genome shotgun sequence genome contains these proteins:
- the LOC128740292 gene encoding serine/threonine-protein kinase meng-po, with product MRNIPRSIVMKLSESKSDTSIITNLYKSINHNYRRLSNTSSVLHRIPEMEIGFMNISDEYDIEKTIAEGCFAKVLLAHHRPTGTTVVLKAIHTELTTLKEFIKEFHYNYQLSHHPNILSCYQVKFQTNEYYVYAQEHAPFGDLAGNVGANGLQETSCKKIAEQLSSALGFMHLKGLVHRDLKLENILVFTPDFSRIKLCDFGTTTREGILVSKNNKTWISFLPPEVLEVVKNERFICKSSADSWQFGIIMYVCLIGSTPWKSADWVRDGKYAAFMKYQKRETTKIPENFRRFTPRLLRAFRRIFDHNEEDRAKVSDIMKYMKNKWLDNKITTSKSTSNIASNILQQPSSDQDSIKYINHRESRNSFDGRLRARRMTSVGGLTPEPTPTFGADQESTRNKVLEWLETNDLNRHDSMDDMKEFSSWNKNEMRSKSYQYSKHESIVGSASMMNSLTMATTTTTVTTATTREAGSIRSRHRYK from the coding sequence ATGAGAAATATACCGAGAAGCATCGTGATGAAGCTATCCGAGAGCAAATCCGACACATCCATCATCACCAATCTGTACAAATCAATCAATCACAACTACCGAAGGTTATCCAACACTAGCAGCGTGCTGCACCGTATTCCGGAAATGGAAATTGGCTTCATGAACATCAGCGATGAATACGACATCGAAAAAACCATCGCAGAGGGTTGCTTTGCGAAGGTGCTCTTAGCTCACCACCGACCAACCGGGACCACAGTCGTACTCAAAGCAATACACACGGAGCTGACGACGCTGAAGGAATTCATCAAAGAGTTCCACTACAACTACCAGCTCAGTCACCATCCGAACATTCTTAGCTGCTATCAGGTTAAGTTTCAAACGAACGAGTACTATGTCTATGCTCAAGAGCACGCTCCCTTCGGGGATCTGGCAGGTAACGTCGGTGCCAACGGTTTGCAGGAGACAAGCTGCAAAAAGATTGCCGAACAACTCAGTTCTGCGCTGGGTTTTATGCATCTCAAAGGACTGGTTCACCGTGACCTGAAACTGGAGAACATCCTGGTATTCACACCGGATTTCTCCCGAATAAAGCTATGCGATTTCGGAACGACCACCCGCGAGGGCATTCTAGTTAGTAAGAACAATAAAACATGGATATCATTCCTACCACCAGAAGTATTAGAGGTTGTGAAAAATGAACGATTCATCTGCAAATCGTCTGCCGACTCGTGGCAGTTCGGaattattatgtacgtttgtcTGATAGGTTCGACACCATGGAAATCAGCAGATTGGGTTCGCGACGGTAAATACGCCGCTTTTATGAAATATCAGAAACGCGAGACTACCAAAATTCCGGAAAATTTTCGGCGATTTACTCCTCGTTTGTTGCGAGCATTCCGTCGAATATTTGACCACAACGAGGAGGATCGTGCTAAAGTGAGTGATATCATGAAGTACATGAAAAACAAGTGGCTAGATAATAAGATAACCACATCCAAATCCACCTCTAACATTGCAAGCAATATCCTACAACAACCGTCTTCCGATCAAGATTCGATCAAATACATCAACCATCGGGAAAGTCGTAACTCTTTCGACGGTCGCCTCCGAGCGCGGAGAATGACAAGCGTCGGAGGCCTTACGCCAGAACCGACACCAACGTTCGGTGCCGATCAGGAGTCGACACGAAATAAGGTACTCGAATGGTTGGAAACTAATGACCTTAATCGCCATGACAGTATGGACGACATGAAAGAATTTTCCTCCTGGAATAAAAACGAGATGAGGTCAAAGTCCTACCAGTACTCGAAACATGAATCAATAGTCGGATCGGCCTCCATGATGAACTCGTTGACAAtggcgacgacaacgacgacggtgACAACCGCGACAACGAGGGAAGCTGGCAGCATACGCAGCCGGCACCGATATAAATAG